The Dehalococcoidales bacterium genome contains the following window.
GCCTTAGGATGTTCTATGAGCACGAAGTTTCATGCCCTCGAATCTCCAGAGGTGCCGGATAGGCTCCTTGATCTTGCGGTTGCTGATGGCCGCATAGATGGAGATACGCGGGTACTGATAAAAAAGTATCTGGGTTATCTCCAGGGTGCCCGCTCAGCATCCCGAGCACACATCACCAATACCACCGGGCAGCTCATTCTCTGGAGAAGCCTTCTCAATATGCCTTTTGAGCAAGCAACCTTTGACGACCTGATACAAGCCCGCGTTGCTCTGGATGCAGCCAGGACGAAGCGCGGAAAGCCCTATGCAGAAACCAGCAAGAAATCTTATGTCATCGCCCTGAAATCCTTTTACTATTGGTTAGGCCGGCGGGGACTGTCAGCGATCCCCCGTGATGCCCTCCAGGAGATGCGAGTACCCGAACCCCAGCCAGTCACGAACCCGGAGGACTTGATCCGGAGTGACGATCTCACGGCTATGATCATGAGCTGTAAGAATTTCCGGGATAGAGCCCTTATTGCCGTCCTCTTTGAGACTGGAGCGAGAATATCAGAGGTTCACCGCCTGAGATGGCACGATCTCACGTTTGACCGGCACGGTGCCCGGGTACGCCTCCATGATCGGAAAGAGAAGAAAACCCGGCATAGCAGGTTGATAACCAGCGTGCCGCACCTCGCAGCCTGGAGAAATGCCTATCCCGGCGATCCCGTCAATGATCACTATGTATTCATCGGCAGGACCGGGAAGCCGCTCAGCTATTCGATGATGCGGGATATTGTCGTGAGAGCAGCAGATACCATCACCGGGAAGCGGATCACCCCGCACCTATTCAGGAAATCCCGCGTTACGGAGCTGATAGTTACCGGATGTAGTGAGAGCGTGGTAAAAGAATCGTGCTGGGGAAATCCCAATACCAAGATGTTTTCTAAATACCTTCGGTTATCAGCACAGGATGTTGATGCAGGACTGTTGAAGGCCGCCGGCGTCGATGTTACCGAAGAGGAGAAGGCCCAGCCGCGATCCGTGATCCATTGCCCGGCGTGTCATGCACTCTGCCCGCCTGAGCTCAAGTACTGTGGCGTATGTATGCAGCCGCTCACCGAGGAAGGCCGGAGGGAGCGCGAAGAGATAAGCAAGCTTACCGAAGAGATTGATCTCGATGCACTCACAAAGCTCTTGACACTGACGAAAAACGAGAAGTTTAAGAAACTGATTGAAAGCCTTTGATATTCCGCATCTACCCATACTTTTTTAAGCATATTACTGCGAGTGTATCCCGTATGCATC
Protein-coding sequences here:
- a CDS encoding site-specific integrase: MSTKFHALESPEVPDRLLDLAVADGRIDGDTRVLIKKYLGYLQGARSASRAHITNTTGQLILWRSLLNMPFEQATFDDLIQARVALDAARTKRGKPYAETSKKSYVIALKSFYYWLGRRGLSAIPRDALQEMRVPEPQPVTNPEDLIRSDDLTAMIMSCKNFRDRALIAVLFETGARISEVHRLRWHDLTFDRHGARVRLHDRKEKKTRHSRLITSVPHLAAWRNAYPGDPVNDHYVFIGRTGKPLSYSMMRDIVVRAADTITGKRITPHLFRKSRVTELIVTGCSESVVKESCWGNPNTKMFSKYLRLSAQDVDAGLLKAAGVDVTEEEKAQPRSVIHCPACHALCPPELKYCGVCMQPLTEEGRREREEISKLTEEIDLDALTKLLTLTKNEKFKKLIESL